Proteins encoded together in one Salvelinus fontinalis isolate EN_2023a chromosome 6, ASM2944872v1, whole genome shotgun sequence window:
- the LOC129856831 gene encoding 1-acylglycerol-3-phosphate O-acyltransferase ABHD5-like isoform X4 codes for MADQTVTTERGSWTSTAWITSWLPSWCPTSQNQLKTAEEKMLQCITGKVSQQYVPISDGNMLWTLTLNGNMKNQTPLVLLHGFGGGVGLWALNLDALAQQRPVYAFDLLGFGQSSRPYFSSDAKEAEAQFVDSIEQWRAKVCLEAMVMLGHNFGGYLAAAYSLKYPTRVKHMVLVEPWGLPERPDPEDQDRPIPVWIKALGAIVSPFNPLAGLRLVGPLGPTLVSTLRPDFKKKYLSMFNDDTVTEYIYHLNVQTPSGETAFKNMTIPYGWAKRPMLQRIGLLHADIPITVIYGSRSSIDGNSGNAIKGLRPNSHVEIIAIRGAGHYVYADQPEDFNHRVLQVLSSRPTTISTAAC; via the exons ATGGCTGACCAAACGGTGACTACTGAGAGAGG GTCCTGGACTTCCACAGCGTGGATCACCAGCTGGCTGCCCTCCTGGTGCCCCACTTCCCAGAACCAGCTTAAGACTGCAGAGGAGAAGATGCTGCAAT GCATCACAGGCAAGGTGTCCCAGCAGTATGTCCCAATCTCGGATGGTAACATGCTGTGGACCCTCACATTGAATGGAAACATGAAGAACCAGACTCCCCTGGTGCTGCTGCATGGCTTCGGTGGAGGGGTGGGCCTGTGGGCCCTCAACCTAGACGCCCTGGCCCAACAG AGGCCCGTCTATGCCTTTGACCTGCTGGGCTTCGGCCAGAGCAGCAGGCCCTACTTCAGCTCCGACGCCAAGGAGGCTGAGGCCCAGTTTGTGGACTCCATCGAGCAGTGGAGGGCTAAAGTCTGCCTGGAAGCCATGGTCATGCTGGGACATAACTTTGGAGGTTATTTGGCAGCTGCTTATTCGCTCAAGTATCCCACCAG GGTAAAGCACATGGTGCTGGTTGAGCCGTGGGGTTTACCTGAGCGTCCAGACCCAGAAGACCAGGACAGGCCCATCCCCGTGTGGATCAAAGCCCTGGGAGCCATTGTGAGCCCTTTCAACCCCCTGGCAGGGCTACGTCTGGTGGGGCCACTGG GTCCCACACTTGTTTCAACTCTAAGACCAGACTTCAAGAAGAAATACTTGTCCATGTTCAACGACGACACGGTCACAGAGTATATCTATCACCTGAACGTCCAGACTCCCAG TGGTGAGACAGCCTTCAAGAACATGACCATCCCATACGGGTGGGCCAAGAGGCCTATGCTGCAGAGGATTGGCCTGCTCCATGCTGACATCCCTATTACTGTGATATATGGGTCACGCTCCAGCATCGACGGTAACTCGGGCAACGCTATCAAAGGATTGAGGCCAAACTCTCATGTGGAGATCATA gctATCAGAGGGGCGGGCCACTACGTCTATGCTGACCAGCCAGAGGACTTCAACCACAGAGTGCTTCAG GTCCTCAGTAGTAGACCTACCACCATCAGCACAGCAGCCTGCTAA
- the ano10a gene encoding anoctamin-10 isoform X1, giving the protein MQKSLSVYDSDGSKFAPLVVIELVSETKEEAIAWLLNRVRDKQQDGGAELLVEQLTPGAQGTEKDNPNVYVVGASWQRLLCGAEDVGLFKEFNDGSMRGFTYANKHNFKEFQGDGDGFLSMAECQYIIKHELDNLRAKDEAHVPGYPKMKLYPGKSVIRRMQSKGILVQVFPLHEKEELKRLSFSWFKKIKLSFQPLDDIRHYFGEGMALYFGFLEYFTLALIPMALIGIPYYLFDWEDYDKFTVFAGFNLVWCTVILELWKRLSASLAYGWGTLSRKKAFEEPRPGFHGVLGVNPVTGRAEPLYSNAKRQLRIYLVSVPFVLLCLYLSLYVMMIYFDMEGWALMIHDEEPTFWTGLLLFIPSIIYAVVIEIMNLIYRYAAEFLTGWENHRLESTFQNHLVLKVLVFNFFNCFASLFYIAFVMQDMVLLRQSLATLLITSQILNQIMEAFMPYWLQRRRNKKAHKRMIKTMGDQELPLSEQVKLEADMSTYLGTFDDYLELFLLFGYVSLFSCVYPLAAVLVVLNNVTEVYSDAFKMCKVFKRPFSEPAANIGVWQLAFEAMSVIAVVTNCALIGMSPQVKSYFPESETQLILWVVGFEHFLLASKFILAFVIPDVPKHIQIKLSRLEFESLEALKKRKMLEASGIPKNDK; this is encoded by the exons ATGCAAAAAAGCTTGTCAGTTTATGACAGTGATGGCTCAAAATTTGCCCCTCTGGTGGTCATCGAGTTGGTTTCGGAAACCAAAGAGGAAGCCATCGCATGGTTACTAAACAGGGTCAGAGACAAGCAGCAAGATGGAG GGGCTGAGCTGCTGGTGGAGCAGCTGACTCCAGGGGCCCAGGGCACGGAGAAGGACAACCCCAATGTGTATGTGGTGGGGGCCTCCTGGCAAAGGCTCCTGTGCGGAGCTGAGGACGTGGGCCTCTTCAAGGAGTTCAATGACGGCTCCATGAGAGGCTTCACGTATGCCAACAAGCACAACTTCAAAGAGTTCCAAG GTGATGGGGACGGTTTTCTGAGCATGGCAGAGTGTCAATACATCATAAAACATGAACTGGACAACCTGAGGGCCAAGGATGAGGCCCACGTGCCTGGATATCCTAAAATGAAACTGTATCCAGGGAAGTCAGTCA TACGCAGAATGCAATCAAAGGGGATCCTTGTCCAAGTTTTCCCTCTGCATGAGAAGGAGGAACTCAAGAGGCTTTCCTTTTCCTGGTTCAAAAAGATCAAGTTGTCCTTCCAGCCTCTTG ATGACATCAGGCACTACTTTGGTGAGGGTATGGCACTCTACTTTGGTTTCCTGGAGTACTTCACCTTGGCCCTGATCCCCATGGCCCTCATAGGGATACCATATTACCTCTTCGACTGGGAGGACTATGACAAGTTCACGGTGTTCGCTGGCTTCAACCTGGTGTGGTGCACGGTGATCCTGGAGTTGTGGAAGCGCCTCAGCGCTTCGCTGGCGTACGGCTGGGGCACCCTGAGCAGGAAGAAAGCCTTCGAGGAGCCGAGGCCGGGCTTCCACGGTGTCTTGGGCGTCAACCCCGTCACGGGGCGGGCGGAGCCACTCTATTCAAACGCCAAGCGTCAGCTGAGGATCTACCTGGTGTCTGTTCCCTTTGTGCTGCTGTGCCTCTACCTGTCTCTGTACGTCATGATGATCTACTTTGACATGGAGGGCTGGGCCTTGATGATCCATGATGAGGAGCCTACCTTCTGGACGGGACTGCTACTTTTTATCCCCAGTATTATCTACGCTGTGGTTATAGAGATCATGAACCTCATATACCGCTATGCTGCAGAGTTCCTCACTGGCTGGG AAAACCACAGGCTTGAGTCAACATTTCAAAATCACCTGGTCCTTAAAGTATTGGTG TTCAACTTCTTCAACTGTTTTGCCTCCCTATTCTACATTGCCTTTGTGATGCAGGATATGGTGCTTCTCAGACAG aGTCTGGCCACGCTGCTGATAACGTCTCAGATCCTGAACCAGATCATGGAGGCCTTCATGCCCTACTGGCTCCAGAGGAGGAGGAACAAGAAGGCCCATAAGAGGATGATAAAAACCATGGGAGACCAGGAGCTGCCCCTCTCTGAGCAAGTCAAGCTTGAGGCAGACATGAGCACCTACCTG GGAACATTTGATGACTACCTGGAGCTGTTCCTGCTGTTTGGCTATGTCAGTTTGTTCTCCTGTGTCTACCCTCTGGCCGCGGTGCTGGTGGTGCTCAACAACGTCACAGAGGTCTACTCGGATGCCTTCAAGATGTGCAAGGTGTTCAAAAGACCCTTCTCTGAGCCTGCAGCCAATATAGGGGTGTGGCAG CTTGCCTTTGAGGCCATGAGTGTGATCGCCGTGGTGACCAACTGTGCCTTGATTGGCATGTCCCCCCAAGTCAAGTCCTATTTCCCGGAGTCAGAGACACAGCTCATACTGTGGGTGGTGGGCTTCGAG
- the LOC129856831 gene encoding 1-acylglycerol-3-phosphate O-acyltransferase ABHD5-like isoform X3, with translation MLIVLVLSSSTCRLKFIFRSWTSTAWITSWLPSWCPTSQNQLKTAEEKMLQCITGKVSQQYVPISDGNMLWTLTLNGNMKNQTPLVLLHGFGGGVGLWALNLDALAQQRPVYAFDLLGFGQSSRPYFSSDAKEAEAQFVDSIEQWRAKVCLEAMVMLGHNFGGYLAAAYSLKYPTRVKHMVLVEPWGLPERPDPEDQDRPIPVWIKALGAIVSPFNPLAGLRLVGPLGPTLVSTLRPDFKKKYLSMFNDDTVTEYIYHLNVQTPSGETAFKNMTIPYGWAKRPMLQRIGLLHADIPITVIYGSRSSIDGNSGNAIKGLRPNSHVEIIAIRGAGHYVYADQPEDFNHRVLQVLSSRPTTISTAAC, from the exons ATGTTGATTGTTCTTGTTTTGTCGTCAAGCACCTGTAGACTGAAGTTCATTTTCAG GTCCTGGACTTCCACAGCGTGGATCACCAGCTGGCTGCCCTCCTGGTGCCCCACTTCCCAGAACCAGCTTAAGACTGCAGAGGAGAAGATGCTGCAAT GCATCACAGGCAAGGTGTCCCAGCAGTATGTCCCAATCTCGGATGGTAACATGCTGTGGACCCTCACATTGAATGGAAACATGAAGAACCAGACTCCCCTGGTGCTGCTGCATGGCTTCGGTGGAGGGGTGGGCCTGTGGGCCCTCAACCTAGACGCCCTGGCCCAACAG AGGCCCGTCTATGCCTTTGACCTGCTGGGCTTCGGCCAGAGCAGCAGGCCCTACTTCAGCTCCGACGCCAAGGAGGCTGAGGCCCAGTTTGTGGACTCCATCGAGCAGTGGAGGGCTAAAGTCTGCCTGGAAGCCATGGTCATGCTGGGACATAACTTTGGAGGTTATTTGGCAGCTGCTTATTCGCTCAAGTATCCCACCAG GGTAAAGCACATGGTGCTGGTTGAGCCGTGGGGTTTACCTGAGCGTCCAGACCCAGAAGACCAGGACAGGCCCATCCCCGTGTGGATCAAAGCCCTGGGAGCCATTGTGAGCCCTTTCAACCCCCTGGCAGGGCTACGTCTGGTGGGGCCACTGG GTCCCACACTTGTTTCAACTCTAAGACCAGACTTCAAGAAGAAATACTTGTCCATGTTCAACGACGACACGGTCACAGAGTATATCTATCACCTGAACGTCCAGACTCCCAG TGGTGAGACAGCCTTCAAGAACATGACCATCCCATACGGGTGGGCCAAGAGGCCTATGCTGCAGAGGATTGGCCTGCTCCATGCTGACATCCCTATTACTGTGATATATGGGTCACGCTCCAGCATCGACGGTAACTCGGGCAACGCTATCAAAGGATTGAGGCCAAACTCTCATGTGGAGATCATA gctATCAGAGGGGCGGGCCACTACGTCTATGCTGACCAGCCAGAGGACTTCAACCACAGAGTGCTTCAG GTCCTCAGTAGTAGACCTACCACCATCAGCACAGCAGCCTGCTAA
- the LOC129856831 gene encoding 1-acylglycerol-3-phosphate O-acyltransferase ABHD5-like isoform X2 yields MADQTVTTERGLFFGCRLAQRILMFLGIHSLFYNLLSFLDRTLRSWTSTAWITSWLPSWCPTSQNQLKTAEEKMLQCITGKVSQQYVPISDGNMLWTLTLNGNMKNQTPLVLLHGFGGGVGLWALNLDALAQQRPVYAFDLLGFGQSSRPYFSSDAKEAEAQFVDSIEQWRAKVCLEAMVMLGHNFGGYLAAAYSLKYPTRVKHMVLVEPWGLPERPDPEDQDRPIPVWIKALGAIVSPFNPLAGLRLVGPLGPTLVSTLRPDFKKKYLSMFNDDTVTEYIYHLNVQTPSGETAFKNMTIPYGWAKRPMLQRIGLLHADIPITVIYGSRSSIDGNSGNAIKGLRPNSHVEIIAIRGAGHYVYADQPEDFNHRVLQVLSSRPTTISTAAC; encoded by the exons ATGGCTGACCAAACGGTGACTACTGAGAGAGG TTTGTTTTTTGGCTGCAGACTGGCTCAGCGAATACTGATGTTTCTTGGTATTCATAGTCTTTTCTACAATTTGTTGAGTTTCCTGGACAGAACGTTGAG GTCCTGGACTTCCACAGCGTGGATCACCAGCTGGCTGCCCTCCTGGTGCCCCACTTCCCAGAACCAGCTTAAGACTGCAGAGGAGAAGATGCTGCAAT GCATCACAGGCAAGGTGTCCCAGCAGTATGTCCCAATCTCGGATGGTAACATGCTGTGGACCCTCACATTGAATGGAAACATGAAGAACCAGACTCCCCTGGTGCTGCTGCATGGCTTCGGTGGAGGGGTGGGCCTGTGGGCCCTCAACCTAGACGCCCTGGCCCAACAG AGGCCCGTCTATGCCTTTGACCTGCTGGGCTTCGGCCAGAGCAGCAGGCCCTACTTCAGCTCCGACGCCAAGGAGGCTGAGGCCCAGTTTGTGGACTCCATCGAGCAGTGGAGGGCTAAAGTCTGCCTGGAAGCCATGGTCATGCTGGGACATAACTTTGGAGGTTATTTGGCAGCTGCTTATTCGCTCAAGTATCCCACCAG GGTAAAGCACATGGTGCTGGTTGAGCCGTGGGGTTTACCTGAGCGTCCAGACCCAGAAGACCAGGACAGGCCCATCCCCGTGTGGATCAAAGCCCTGGGAGCCATTGTGAGCCCTTTCAACCCCCTGGCAGGGCTACGTCTGGTGGGGCCACTGG GTCCCACACTTGTTTCAACTCTAAGACCAGACTTCAAGAAGAAATACTTGTCCATGTTCAACGACGACACGGTCACAGAGTATATCTATCACCTGAACGTCCAGACTCCCAG TGGTGAGACAGCCTTCAAGAACATGACCATCCCATACGGGTGGGCCAAGAGGCCTATGCTGCAGAGGATTGGCCTGCTCCATGCTGACATCCCTATTACTGTGATATATGGGTCACGCTCCAGCATCGACGGTAACTCGGGCAACGCTATCAAAGGATTGAGGCCAAACTCTCATGTGGAGATCATA gctATCAGAGGGGCGGGCCACTACGTCTATGCTGACCAGCCAGAGGACTTCAACCACAGAGTGCTTCAG GTCCTCAGTAGTAGACCTACCACCATCAGCACAGCAGCCTGCTAA
- the LOC129856831 gene encoding 1-acylglycerol-3-phosphate O-acyltransferase ABHD5-like isoform X1, which translates to MLIVLVLSSSTCRLKFIFSLFFGCRLAQRILMFLGIHSLFYNLLSFLDRTLRSWTSTAWITSWLPSWCPTSQNQLKTAEEKMLQCITGKVSQQYVPISDGNMLWTLTLNGNMKNQTPLVLLHGFGGGVGLWALNLDALAQQRPVYAFDLLGFGQSSRPYFSSDAKEAEAQFVDSIEQWRAKVCLEAMVMLGHNFGGYLAAAYSLKYPTRVKHMVLVEPWGLPERPDPEDQDRPIPVWIKALGAIVSPFNPLAGLRLVGPLGPTLVSTLRPDFKKKYLSMFNDDTVTEYIYHLNVQTPSGETAFKNMTIPYGWAKRPMLQRIGLLHADIPITVIYGSRSSIDGNSGNAIKGLRPNSHVEIIAIRGAGHYVYADQPEDFNHRVLQVLSSRPTTISTAAC; encoded by the exons ATGTTGATTGTTCTTGTTTTGTCGTCAAGCACCTGTAGACTGAAGTTCATTTTCAG TTTGTTTTTTGGCTGCAGACTGGCTCAGCGAATACTGATGTTTCTTGGTATTCATAGTCTTTTCTACAATTTGTTGAGTTTCCTGGACAGAACGTTGAG GTCCTGGACTTCCACAGCGTGGATCACCAGCTGGCTGCCCTCCTGGTGCCCCACTTCCCAGAACCAGCTTAAGACTGCAGAGGAGAAGATGCTGCAAT GCATCACAGGCAAGGTGTCCCAGCAGTATGTCCCAATCTCGGATGGTAACATGCTGTGGACCCTCACATTGAATGGAAACATGAAGAACCAGACTCCCCTGGTGCTGCTGCATGGCTTCGGTGGAGGGGTGGGCCTGTGGGCCCTCAACCTAGACGCCCTGGCCCAACAG AGGCCCGTCTATGCCTTTGACCTGCTGGGCTTCGGCCAGAGCAGCAGGCCCTACTTCAGCTCCGACGCCAAGGAGGCTGAGGCCCAGTTTGTGGACTCCATCGAGCAGTGGAGGGCTAAAGTCTGCCTGGAAGCCATGGTCATGCTGGGACATAACTTTGGAGGTTATTTGGCAGCTGCTTATTCGCTCAAGTATCCCACCAG GGTAAAGCACATGGTGCTGGTTGAGCCGTGGGGTTTACCTGAGCGTCCAGACCCAGAAGACCAGGACAGGCCCATCCCCGTGTGGATCAAAGCCCTGGGAGCCATTGTGAGCCCTTTCAACCCCCTGGCAGGGCTACGTCTGGTGGGGCCACTGG GTCCCACACTTGTTTCAACTCTAAGACCAGACTTCAAGAAGAAATACTTGTCCATGTTCAACGACGACACGGTCACAGAGTATATCTATCACCTGAACGTCCAGACTCCCAG TGGTGAGACAGCCTTCAAGAACATGACCATCCCATACGGGTGGGCCAAGAGGCCTATGCTGCAGAGGATTGGCCTGCTCCATGCTGACATCCCTATTACTGTGATATATGGGTCACGCTCCAGCATCGACGGTAACTCGGGCAACGCTATCAAAGGATTGAGGCCAAACTCTCATGTGGAGATCATA gctATCAGAGGGGCGGGCCACTACGTCTATGCTGACCAGCCAGAGGACTTCAACCACAGAGTGCTTCAG GTCCTCAGTAGTAGACCTACCACCATCAGCACAGCAGCCTGCTAA